From Pigmentibacter ruber, a single genomic window includes:
- a CDS encoding DNA polymerase III subunit delta, whose product MQRIEASKLLQLLLDQEQAPNIKVILSDNSIFKKIIEEKLAKEVQGSVPSFSGKTAIPDFVEYTASGTLFFAQQKSIVLLPDKLTAKQWDEEKIHLQRLPKKLDTSAYFLANMSYKNIIKLNDFQLWGMVYQCYEPNDLELYKTLEVLLNRYPTFQKLNKSEQSALLQVAIETYSSDLIACDLHFSLMDKTGLKFSEAMAGNPEVNAFHVVDAIAKGDLYLIELRMSQCEACGQEPTSILMAVVYFLKQVASVLRYYEETKNLKTSFEKAFIPYPAQARIQKAIQVLTKEKLFHFFIVAAKLEMSLRGQKNGHKILATEFIAWLS is encoded by the coding sequence ATGCAAAGAATTGAAGCTTCTAAGTTATTGCAACTCCTGTTAGATCAAGAGCAAGCACCAAATATAAAAGTTATTCTTAGTGATAATTCTATTTTTAAAAAAATTATTGAAGAAAAATTAGCAAAGGAAGTTCAGGGATCTGTTCCTTCATTTTCTGGCAAAACAGCAATACCGGATTTTGTTGAATATACAGCCTCTGGAACGTTATTTTTTGCGCAACAAAAAAGCATCGTACTTTTGCCAGATAAGTTAACAGCTAAGCAGTGGGATGAAGAAAAAATTCATCTGCAACGCTTACCAAAAAAGCTAGATACTAGCGCATATTTTTTGGCTAATATGTCCTATAAAAATATTATTAAATTAAATGATTTCCAGCTTTGGGGAATGGTTTATCAGTGTTACGAACCTAATGATTTGGAACTTTATAAAACGCTAGAAGTTCTTTTAAATAGATATCCAACATTCCAAAAACTAAATAAGTCTGAGCAGTCTGCTTTATTGCAAGTTGCAATAGAAACCTATTCATCAGATTTAATTGCCTGTGATCTGCATTTTTCATTAATGGATAAAACAGGATTGAAATTTTCTGAAGCTATGGCAGGAAACCCTGAAGTAAATGCTTTTCATGTTGTTGATGCCATTGCAAAGGGAGATTTGTATTTAATTGAATTACGAATGTCACAGTGTGAAGCTTGCGGGCAAGAACCTACGAGTATTTTAATGGCAGTTGTATACTTTTTAAAGCAAGTAGCATCTGTATTAAGGTATTATGAAGAAACAAAAAATTTAAAAACTTCTTTTGAAAAAGCGTTTATTCCATATCCTGCACAAGCACGTATTCAAAAAGCAATACAAGTCTTAACGAAAGAAAAATTATTTCATTTTTTTATTGTGGCCGCTAAGCTCGAAATGTCTTTGCGAGGTCAGAAAAATGGTCATAAAATTCTCGCAACAGAATTTATTGCTTGGTTGAGTTAG
- the nrfD gene encoding NrfD/PsrC family molybdoenzyme membrane anchor subunit, producing MEHSVELQGRDPVDKRPALVTGKDPSFHMVTQTVAPLAGRKVGPGWHIAFLLSSLGVGLLTVSLAYLFWEGIGTWGNNNRVDWAWDITNFVFWIEIAHAGTLISAILLLFRQKWRTSINRLAEGMTIFAVMAAAIFPAVHIGRPWFAYWLFPLPNQMSMWNNFKSPLEWDVFAVNTYLSIGVIFWFVGMIPDFATLRDNAKSKIGKFAYGLVALGWTGSARQWVNYERACILLAGIATPAVFSTAGIVSLDFATSILPGWHATIFPPYFIAGAIFSGFCLCLNLLIMVRSIFNFKDLVTARHIEICAKFILFTSIIMAYVYIIEFFTVFYSGNPYERFWNWNRIFGPYGWAYWAMVILNIAIPQTFWFKKARNNIIWLFIAAILINIGMWLERFVLIVTTLSRTFMPSSWGYFIPSFWDISLFIGSIGLFFFLFCLFVRFLPMINMAEVKSVMPQADPHSKH from the coding sequence ATGGAACATTCGGTTGAACTTCAAGGCAGAGACCCCGTCGATAAAAGGCCTGCTCTTGTAACTGGAAAAGATCCTTCTTTTCATATGGTAACTCAAACTGTTGCACCCCTTGCAGGCCGCAAGGTAGGGCCTGGCTGGCATATTGCATTTTTACTGTCGTCCCTTGGTGTTGGACTTTTAACTGTTTCACTTGCTTATCTATTCTGGGAAGGAATTGGAACCTGGGGAAACAATAACAGAGTTGACTGGGCATGGGATATTACAAACTTCGTCTTTTGGATTGAAATTGCACATGCAGGGACTCTAATTTCAGCTATTCTTTTATTATTCCGTCAAAAATGGCGTACATCAATAAATCGTTTAGCAGAAGGGATGACCATTTTTGCAGTAATGGCCGCAGCAATTTTTCCGGCTGTGCATATTGGCCGTCCTTGGTTTGCCTATTGGTTATTTCCTCTACCTAATCAAATGTCTATGTGGAATAACTTCAAAAGTCCGCTTGAATGGGACGTTTTCGCCGTAAACACATATTTAAGCATTGGGGTAATTTTTTGGTTTGTTGGAATGATTCCTGATTTTGCAACATTACGAGACAATGCGAAATCCAAAATTGGTAAATTTGCTTACGGACTTGTTGCTCTAGGCTGGACTGGTTCTGCTCGCCAATGGGTAAATTATGAAAGAGCATGTATTTTACTCGCTGGTATTGCAACCCCTGCTGTTTTTTCTACAGCCGGAATAGTTTCCTTAGACTTTGCAACTTCTATTTTGCCAGGCTGGCATGCAACCATTTTCCCACCTTATTTTATTGCTGGAGCTATTTTTTCAGGTTTTTGTCTATGCTTAAACCTTTTAATTATGGTGCGTTCTATATTTAATTTTAAAGATTTGGTCACCGCTAGACATATAGAAATTTGTGCTAAATTTATTTTATTTACAAGCATTATTATGGCATATGTTTATATAATAGAATTTTTTACTGTATTTTATAGTGGTAATCCTTATGAACGTTTCTGGAATTGGAATCGTATTTTTGGACCATATGGATGGGCATATTGGGCTATGGTTATTTTGAATATTGCTATTCCCCAAACTTTCTGGTTCAAAAAAGCAAGAAATAATATTATTTGGCTTTTCATAGCAGCTATCTTAATAAACATTGGGATGTGGTTAGAAAGATTTGTTCTTATTGTAACAACTTTAAGCCGTACATTCATGCCAAGCTCATGGGGTTACTTTATCCCATCATTTTGGGATATTTCTTTGTTTATAGGTTCAATAGGTTTATTTTTCTTTCTCTTTTGTTTATTCGTCAGATTCTTACCTATGATAAATATGGCTGAAGTTAAATCCGTTATGCCCCAAGCGGATCCTCACTCAAAGCATTAA
- a CDS encoding APC family permease, translating to MTPKRNIGLWGVTLAAIGSMVGSGWLFGPLYAAQMAGPAAILSWLIGGFFFVFIILVFCELAAMFPIMGGLTSYSFFTHGKFTGIITGWIYFLCFATIVPIEALAVIQYASTYIPILTITDSAGKHELSFIGYISSAVTLFIMIFINRFSIRFLTNTNSLATIWKLLVPFGIALVFISHSNSNFGNLTQAQGFLPYGFEGIMSSLSVGGIIFAFGGFQSGIILAGETKNPQRNIPLATISALIIVTVLYILIQLSFIVAVPNHLLNDGWRQLNFTGDLGPFAGLAIGLGLTFIGILLYIDAIISPFGTGLIMTSTTARVMHGLGTMDAAPKFVTKLNKNGAPENSLWLSFAVGLILIFPFPGWKEMAAFLTSSYVMTLSVTPIALVVLREKYPQYKRPFKLPFYKIVALTAFSICGLMMHWIGFSVLIRLTGIILFLIALYSFLLYRKRRNQLKTLDLKGCIWILVYLVGFTLINYFSVFGNGIGKIGTFYSNIIAVIFSIFVFFIGCKFSLNKQQIIKNIHEIKD from the coding sequence GTGACACCGAAAAGAAATATAGGTTTATGGGGAGTTACTTTAGCTGCAATTGGCAGCATGGTTGGCTCAGGCTGGTTATTTGGTCCACTTTATGCTGCACAAATGGCTGGTCCTGCAGCAATTTTGTCTTGGCTTATTGGTGGTTTTTTCTTTGTATTTATTATTTTAGTTTTTTGTGAACTTGCTGCAATGTTTCCTATTATGGGTGGTCTAACAAGTTATTCTTTTTTTACGCACGGTAAATTTACAGGAATAATTACTGGTTGGATTTATTTTCTTTGTTTTGCAACAATTGTACCAATAGAAGCCTTAGCAGTTATACAATATGCAAGCACTTACATTCCTATTCTTACCATAACAGATAGTGCCGGAAAACATGAATTATCTTTTATTGGATATATTTCGTCCGCCGTTACTTTGTTTATTATGATATTTATTAACAGATTTTCAATTAGGTTCCTAACTAACACAAATTCATTAGCAACTATTTGGAAATTACTTGTTCCTTTTGGTATTGCTTTAGTTTTTATATCTCATAGCAATAGCAATTTTGGGAATTTAACTCAAGCACAAGGCTTTTTACCTTACGGATTTGAAGGCATTATGTCTAGTTTATCTGTAGGTGGAATTATTTTTGCTTTCGGTGGTTTTCAAAGTGGAATTATTTTAGCAGGAGAAACTAAAAATCCACAGAGAAATATTCCTCTTGCAACGATATCAGCTTTAATTATCGTAACAGTATTATATATCCTTATTCAATTATCCTTTATTGTTGCTGTTCCAAATCACCTCTTAAATGATGGTTGGAGACAATTAAATTTTACTGGTGATCTTGGTCCATTTGCGGGATTGGCGATTGGGTTAGGGCTCACATTCATAGGTATTTTATTGTATATTGATGCTATTATTTCTCCATTTGGCACTGGTTTGATAATGACTTCAACAACCGCTAGAGTAATGCATGGTTTAGGGACTATGGATGCAGCTCCTAAATTTGTAACTAAACTAAATAAAAATGGCGCTCCTGAAAACTCTTTGTGGTTATCTTTTGCAGTTGGTCTTATTCTTATTTTTCCTTTCCCAGGATGGAAAGAAATGGCCGCTTTTTTAACGTCATCTTACGTTATGACTTTATCCGTTACACCAATAGCTCTTGTAGTGCTTAGGGAAAAATACCCTCAATATAAAAGACCATTTAAACTTCCATTTTATAAAATAGTTGCATTAACGGCATTTTCTATTTGTGGACTGATGATGCACTGGATTGGTTTCTCTGTTTTAATACGCCTAACAGGAATTATTTTGTTTTTAATAGCACTATATTCATTTTTACTTTATAGAAAAAGAAGAAATCAGTTAAAAACTTTAGATCTAAAAGGCTGTATTTGGATTCTTGTTTATTTAGTAGGATTTACTTTAATAAATTATTTTTCTGTTTTTGGAAATGGTATTGGTAAAATAGGGACTTTCTATAGTAATATTATCGCAGTTATTTTCAGTATTTTCGTATTTTTTATAGGCTGTAAATTCTCATTAAATAAACAACAAATAATAAAAAATATTCATGAAATAAAAGACTAA
- a CDS encoding proline dehydrogenase family protein, which translates to MGSIPFYAKRFVSGSNFEEAFNIVEKLNQKKISVTLDVLGENIKEKNQALKFTEEYDLLLKRIAEKKLDSYVSVKLTMLGLDIDHEFCFENLCKILKTADQFNCRVALDMEGSDYTERTLAMYERAAKDFSSPEIVLQAYLHRTENDINRVIAANGKLRLCKGAYKEPAEKALQKMPQIVENYKKLIQKLLVDGKRVCIASHDDEVIDFCTQFIEKNNIPKDRYEFQMLYGMREKTWSRIREKGHNMTIYVPYGEDWQAYYSRRLTERKENVFFVLKNLFKS; encoded by the coding sequence ATGGGAAGCATACCATTTTACGCAAAAAGATTTGTATCTGGCTCTAATTTTGAAGAAGCTTTTAACATAGTTGAAAAATTAAACCAAAAAAAAATATCTGTTACTTTGGATGTTCTGGGTGAAAATATAAAAGAAAAAAACCAAGCACTAAAATTTACCGAAGAATATGACTTATTATTGAAACGAATTGCTGAAAAAAAACTTGATAGTTACGTTTCTGTTAAATTAACTATGCTTGGTTTAGATATTGATCATGAGTTTTGCTTTGAAAACTTATGTAAAATTCTCAAAACAGCAGATCAATTTAATTGTAGAGTAGCTTTAGATATGGAAGGCTCAGACTATACAGAAAGAACTTTAGCAATGTATGAACGTGCGGCAAAAGATTTTTCCAGTCCTGAAATTGTTTTACAAGCATATCTTCATAGAACAGAAAACGATATCAACAGAGTCATTGCTGCGAACGGAAAATTGAGACTATGCAAAGGCGCTTATAAAGAGCCTGCAGAAAAAGCTCTCCAGAAAATGCCCCAAATTGTAGAAAATTATAAAAAGCTCATTCAAAAATTACTTGTCGATGGAAAACGAGTTTGCATTGCTAGCCATGACGATGAAGTAATAGATTTTTGTACGCAATTTATTGAGAAAAATAATATTCCAAAAGATCGTTACGAATTTCAAATGCTATATGGTATGCGTGAAAAAACTTGGTCAAGAATCCGAGAAAAAGGTCATAATATGACTATTTATGTCCCATATGGTGAAGATTGGCAAGCTTATTACTCTAGAAGGCTAACTGAAAGAAAAGAAAACGTATTTTTTGTTTTAAAAAATCTATTTAAATCATAA